ATATGCAAATGAAGTTTTAATGTTAAGCTTTATTTGCAATTTATTGTAGGATGCTCTATTGTTAAGTTAACTTTGGAAATCCTACAGTAATTTTTTTGTGCAAAAAAACAAAGAAACGAAAGTTATTATTTATAATTACCTCCGTTTCTCTAAACAATGATTTATTTGCCTTCAGACAAGTTGTATTTTTTTCTGAACTTCTCAACTCTTCCACCAACATCAACAATTTTTTGCTGTCCTGTAAAGAATGGATGACATTTTGAGCAAATATCAACTTTTAATTCTTTTTTAGTGGAACCTGTTGTGAAAGTATTTCCGCACGCACATTTAACAACTGCATCTTCAAAGTATTCTGGTTGTATATCCTTTTGCATTACATTCACCTCTTTACGTATCTACATTATCAACTATGATATTATAACATTTACAAATAGTTTAGTCAATAAATTTGTAGTAAGCACAATAAAGCACTTTAATTAATTCACTATATTTGATAGAATATATAGTAATGCAAAAATAATATGTTAAAAAATCCATGTAGGGGGATAATAGTTTATGTATAGACCAAAAGATCACGGATGGGTTGAAGTTATTGTTGGACCAATGTATAGTGGAAAATCAGAAGAGCTTATTAGAAGAATTAGAAGAGTTAAAATTGCAAAACAGAAGATCCAGGTTTTTAAGCCTGAAATAGATAACAGATATAGTAAGGAAGATGTAGTTTCGCACATGGGAGAAAAAGAAGAAGCGGTTGCAATTAGAAATAGTAGAGAAATAATAGAGCTTCTTTGTAAGGATACAGAAGTTATAGCAATAGATGAAGTACAATTTTTTGATGATGAGGTAGTGGAAATTGTTAACAATATTGCAGAGAAAGGCAAAAGAGTAATTTGTGCTGGTCTTGATATGGATTTTAGAGGAAAACCATTTGGACCAATGCCTGAACTTATGGCAATTGCTGAAT
The Clostridium felsineum DSM 794 DNA segment above includes these coding regions:
- a CDS encoding thymidine kinase, giving the protein MYRPKDHGWVEVIVGPMYSGKSEELIRRIRRVKIAKQKIQVFKPEIDNRYSKEDVVSHMGEKEEAVAIRNSREIIELLCKDTEVIAIDEVQFFDDEVVEIVNNIAEKGKRVICAGLDMDFRGKPFGPMPELMAIAEFVDKIQAICVVCGNPATRTQRLINGEPACYNDPIVLIGATESYEARCRKCHVVPQKRGVIDNG
- the rpmE gene encoding 50S ribosomal protein L31, giving the protein MQKDIQPEYFEDAVVKCACGNTFTTGSTKKELKVDICSKCHPFFTGQQKIVDVGGRVEKFRKKYNLSEGK